The Silene latifolia isolate original U9 population chromosome Y, ASM4854445v1, whole genome shotgun sequence sequence CCATGCACTACCTTTGAGGAGGTACAATCAAAGGCAATTGATGTCATGAGGCTGGAGGAAGACTCTACACCCGTAGGAGGCACTTATGATTCAGACCCAGTATCCAGAAAAGCTTCAGCAGAGAAGAAGAGTGAAAGACCCAAACCCTACAGCAGGAGCGTGAATAAAGTTTCTGGAAATTCTGAAGGAAAAAGCGAAGCAGATCTGCCTCCGAAAATaagtgagtatggtttcactACCAATCTTGCAGAACTATTCAAGGCCTTGAAGGAGCTGGGACTTAGAGTCAGATGGCCAAAACTTCCAGAAGGAAACCCCAGTAGCAGGGACACAggcaagaagtgtgagttccacagCAGCAACACCCAAAACACCGATGAATGCCACTCCCtcagaaaggaagtcaaattccacTATGACCAAGGAAACCTGGATCATCTCCTACCCAGAAACACAACCAGAGTAAACTCGGCGGATCAGGTTCTGCCATCCCCTCCCCCTCATTGCACTAGAACTGTGAATGTTATTACAGGTGGATCGGAGCTGTGTGGGCTGACCTATTCAGCAGCTAAGAGACACGCAACCAGAACTAAAGGAGACAGACCAGAAAACTCCTACAGGATTAATCGCCAGAATCTGCCGTCAGTCACCTTTGACGAAGCAGACGCAGGATATGCTCCAGAGCAGCACCACGATGCCCTAATCATCATGCTTCCCATAGGAAATTGCGAGGTGAGGAAGATCCTGGTGGATACCGGAAGCACCGTCAACTTGATAATGTTAGAGACACTCAAAGGCATGGGATTCACCGAGAAAGATCTAGCAAAGAAGGCGGTTCCCTTGGTTGGTTTCAGTGGCGAAACAAAGCACTCCCTAGGAGAAATCATCATCCTAACCTACGCCGGAGGTGTAAACAAGGAGGTAAGGTATCTGGTTATTGACGgaccctctacttacaatgtgatccttggcaggccttggatccacgagatgaaagcaattccctcaacataccaccaatGCCTGAAGTTTCCAACGCCTTGGGGGGGTGCAAGAGATACGTGGGGAccaggaagaagctaaggattgctATAAGGTGGCGCTGAAGTCAACAACTGGCTTGCCCGCATACCAATTACAGAGCCAGCACATCCAGGATGAATACATTAAGCCTCAGCAGGCAGAGCTAGACGAAGTCAACCTGGACGCGCTGCACCCAGAATGAACCATGCTCATTGGATCTGAATGTACAGGTAACATTCGTGAAGAACTTGTTCGGTTATTAAGAACTAACATAGActgctttgcttggtcacatgatgatatgatagggatatacccaagtgtgataactcaaaagctaagtgtggatccaagctataaacctgtgcagcagaaaagaagaaaatttgcttctAAAAGGAACCGGGTCATAAACAAAGAAGTAGATAACCTACTTGCTGCAGGAAAAATTCGAGAGGTAAAGTATCtagaatggttgtctaatgtggtggtggttccgaagaagaatggcaagtggagggtctgCGTCGATTTCACAGATTTAAATAAAGCTTGCCTAAAGGATCCATTTCCACTACCACACATAGATGccatggtggatgccactgcagggcacgagatgctgacattcctggatgcctggagcggatataaccatataaagatgttggagcttgtgtcctctacaaattagtgtgataacatttgtaaatctcttacaggttcacaagggtatacttcgtatatttaatcagttgattaacgtttacctaataacggttggcttgctagaaagtttgacattattatcatacagatggcggtgatcaactggtccctaaaggtcacacctataggatgtgtttgagagacgtggttatagaaatatgatcacattgatgcctaatatgactaaacagttagtcaatgtgttgatgagacaattatttaatgaagattaaataatattagttgagacaattaatcacaaattcgtaaattgaatataataagttatatttaattaaatgtatgtaatgttagcttggacgaattaatctgttaattcgtaattaaatgtaatcggttatatttaatatcaacaagttgaatgtatcatagtggtaatagtgagggtacacaattcaagaggtcatgggtttgatcctcactagatgacaatttaacacattttatacatttttggaataaccaaaaataaggaaagaatactccttatttcgtttatgggccgagaaaaatagaaaagaaaagcctaccctaattcattcctatacacggtttataggtgagtgagggagaggattttctgacctaattcatttttcatttttgcctcctctctcattggaaaaacacaaaagaaaacctaaaaattattttaatttttggatcgattcgagcaaaatcaagggcatttctcggagcatcttgggtgcaactgataggagaatatcattgcgatattgttcatcggccaaatttgctaggactgaaggttatttctgaatcctttattttgtttatgtattttatttatgactagtgatcgtcttaattaaattcgttataatccttcaattataagggaagtatacaaattatttcccacaagtggtatcagaggaaaggccacgaattttaattttgatgattttcataaaaattgtatgtaaacttctaggatttccgaaaaaaaaaatttaggtcaaggctgttttttttttgttaatgccgattgaaaaaaaatgtttgcagccggtgtttgttcttttttatgcgagatttccatttttatttttcataatgttgttttaatcagttaaaattatcatatgaagaattggtagatgttcgatttgatgcagattaagttaaaacataaatggaatcgtcatgtttgatttaatgcagattaagttgaaattaaaaaggcattagggtcctaatttaaaaaccgtgaattttttttttttgttgtttctgtactgttcacggatgaacagtatttaaaaaaaaaaaaatttgctgttttttttgctctcggtttttctaagaaaaagaaaaaccgattaaagttttttttcgcagttgttttgtttatgccgttttggaaaagcatccgggaaaaaaaaattttgttgttactgttcacgtgttgctgttcacaggggacagaattttaaaaaaaaaaaaaattgtttcggtttttacagataaaaccgtgtataaaataagaa is a genomic window containing:
- the LOC141627654 gene encoding uncharacterized protein LOC141627654 — encoded protein: MTSHPAPGQFYGAPWLGGTPAGSFPPVSNPLAGAGNSLEQQYQELRELMYRIPGVARPLEKAARDSYADSPFVDDIALIGVPKGCVPPAMTLYDGTIDPLDHNNHYKQKMMWFVGLPNKSISSFADLVNAFNQQFASSRKPEKQTSDLYPIVQGFEESTRDYLNRFNKEKVSIPRCDIATAIQAFRRGLHQDSQLYKDLTMHPCTTFEEVQSKAIDVMRLEEDSTPVGGTYDSDPVSRKASAEKKSERPKPYSRSVNKVSGNSEGKSEADLPPKISEYGFTTNLAELFKALKELGLRVRWPKLPEGNPSSRDTGKKCEFHSSNTQNTDECHSLRKEVKFHYDQGNLDHLLPRNTTRVNSADQVLPSPPPHCTRTVNVITGGSELCGLTYSAAKRHATRTKGDRPENSYRINRQNLPSVTFDEADAGYAPEQHHDALIIMLPIGNCEVRKILVDTGSTVNLIMLETLKGMGFTEKDLAKKAVPLVGFSGETKHSLGEIIILTYAGGVNKEVSFQRLGGVQEIRGDQEEAKDCYKVALKSTTGLPAYQLQSQHIQDEYIKPQQAELDEVNLDALHPE